One window from the genome of Sphaerotilus microaerophilus encodes:
- a CDS encoding DedA family protein yields the protein MDLLLSLLDFVLHVDRHLMAFVQAYGPWIYALLFLIIFVETGVVVMPFLPGDSLLFVVGAMCGVGLMDLWLSLGLLFAAAVAGNQSNYTIGRWIGPKVFQWEDSRWFNRRAFNQAHEFYERYGGVTIVIARFMPFVRTFAPFVAGVAQMTRRKFTFFDVTGGALWVGGIVTAGYLFGNIPWVKSNLEKIIWALIVVPGLLAMFGAWRARRKEAQQLAAAQGR from the coding sequence ATGGACCTGCTGCTTTCCCTGCTCGATTTCGTGCTCCACGTCGACCGCCACCTGATGGCCTTCGTGCAGGCCTACGGCCCGTGGATCTACGCCCTGCTGTTCCTGATCATCTTCGTCGAGACGGGCGTGGTGGTGATGCCCTTCCTGCCAGGTGACTCGCTGCTGTTCGTGGTGGGCGCGATGTGCGGCGTCGGCCTGATGGACCTCTGGCTCTCGCTGGGCCTGCTGTTTGCCGCCGCGGTGGCGGGCAACCAGAGCAACTACACCATCGGCCGCTGGATCGGGCCGAAGGTGTTCCAGTGGGAGGACAGCCGCTGGTTCAACCGCCGCGCCTTCAACCAGGCGCACGAGTTCTACGAGCGCTATGGTGGCGTCACGATCGTGATCGCCCGCTTCATGCCCTTCGTGCGCACCTTCGCGCCCTTCGTGGCCGGCGTGGCGCAGATGACGCGGCGCAAGTTCACCTTCTTCGACGTCACCGGCGGCGCGCTCTGGGTGGGTGGCATCGTCACCGCCGGCTACCTCTTCGGCAACATCCCCTGGGTGAAGTCGAACCTGGAGAAGATCATCTGGGCGCTGATCGTGGTGCCCGGCCTGCTGGCGATGTTCGGCGCCTGGCGCGCGCGCCGCAAGGAAGCGCAGCAACTCGCCGCCGCACAGGGGCGCTGA
- a CDS encoding ABC transporter substrate-binding protein, producing the protein MQRRPFLIASLAAPTAPLWLHPVGAHAAVPDLVLGQFAPLSGPLAGRLAAFSAGARLVFDQINQAGGIRGRRIRWESVDDHGQAEESLAATRRFVQREQATALFGCAGNEGTLASLKLLRQSGVPAVAGQEVSDSLRLEGSRIAYFLRAGLAREAEALVRHVAEAGLTSVAILHEPGPAGGELLRVLGDACAARQLKLLGQAAVTADAGVPQEAARKLLALSPQALLLAVPGRLAVPVLYAAQALGKQPASYGLSLVAQDEHILRLGERGRALSVAQVMPNPWSTRDAALIEFRRQATASRVPIGYPGVEGWLSAKVLVEALQRCGRDTSPARLHAVLDGLKMTIAGLEVDFSRRELSGSRFVELVQVTPDGRWRS; encoded by the coding sequence ATGCAACGCCGACCCTTCCTCATCGCCTCCCTCGCGGCCCCCACCGCCCCCCTGTGGCTGCATCCGGTGGGCGCCCACGCCGCGGTGCCCGACCTGGTGCTCGGGCAGTTCGCCCCGCTGAGCGGGCCGCTGGCCGGCCGGCTGGCGGCATTCAGTGCTGGCGCAAGGCTGGTCTTCGACCAGATCAACCAGGCCGGTGGCATCCGGGGCCGGCGCATCCGCTGGGAATCGGTGGATGACCACGGCCAGGCCGAGGAATCTCTGGCCGCCACCCGGCGCTTCGTGCAGCGCGAGCAGGCCACCGCGCTGTTCGGCTGTGCCGGCAACGAGGGCACGCTGGCGTCGCTGAAGCTGCTGCGGCAGTCCGGCGTGCCGGCCGTGGCCGGGCAGGAGGTGAGCGACAGCCTGCGCCTGGAGGGCAGCCGCATCGCCTACTTCCTGCGGGCAGGCCTGGCCCGCGAGGCCGAGGCGCTGGTCCGCCACGTCGCCGAGGCCGGGCTGACGAGCGTGGCGATCCTGCACGAGCCGGGGCCGGCAGGCGGTGAGTTGCTGCGGGTGCTGGGCGACGCCTGCGCCGCCCGCCAGCTGAAACTGCTGGGCCAGGCCGCCGTCACGGCGGACGCGGGGGTGCCGCAGGAGGCCGCGCGCAAGCTGCTGGCGCTGAGCCCGCAGGCGCTGCTGCTGGCCGTGCCCGGACGGCTGGCCGTGCCGGTGCTCTACGCCGCCCAGGCCCTGGGCAAGCAGCCGGCGAGCTATGGCCTGTCGCTGGTGGCGCAGGACGAGCACATCCTGCGCCTGGGCGAGCGTGGCCGCGCCCTGTCGGTCGCGCAGGTGATGCCCAATCCCTGGAGCACCCGCGACGCCGCGCTGATCGAGTTCCGCCGCCAGGCCACCGCCTCGCGCGTGCCGATCGGCTACCCGGGCGTGGAGGGCTGGCTGAGCGCCAAGGTGCTGGTCGAGGCCCTGCAGCGCTGCGGGCGCGACACCAGCCCGGCGCGGCTGCACGCGGTGCTCGACGGCCTGAAGATGACGATCGCCGGGCTGGAGGTCGACTTCAGCCGCCGCGAGCTGTCGGGCTCGCGCTTCGTCGAGCTGGTGCAAGTCACGCCGGACGGGCGCTGGCGCAGCTGA
- the mutL gene encoding DNA mismatch repair endonuclease MutL, giving the protein MSDLLLPETDLAIPAPAIALPPRRAIRELPDELVSQIAAGEVVERPASVVRELVDNALDAGARQVTLRLSAGGVRAIVVEDDGGGIPAAELPLALKRHATSKIGSLAELERVATMGFRGEALAAIASVAEVSVTSRTADAAHALRLDARSGELSPAARAVGTTVEVRELFFATPARRKFLKTDATELAHCLEAVRRHALARPDCGFAVWHEGRLVEQWRPASAEQRLRDVLGEDFITGSRAVAWQAGPLMIEGRVGLPELARARADTQYAYVNGRYVRDRLVGHGVRSAYEDVLHGSRQPSWVLFIGIAPERVDVNVHPTKIEVRFRDGREVHQALRHAVENVLAPPRTAELDAGSATPDLPADGSPVAVPSPASPTSPASPAGWPAWPRDERPTLRQAGLALETAAALQVREGAPAWSIAAAPPLGLAPASMAAATADAATPPADSQWPLGRALAQLGGIYILAENARGLVVVDMHAAHERIVYERLKAQYAASRSGAGSAEGSAFASQPLLIPATFAATPAEVACAEAQAAVLAQLGLDVAPLSPGVLAVRALPAALRGADPVALARAVLGELAETDGRDGSALVARAHDEILATMACHGAVRASRQLTLPEMNALLRDMEATERADLCNHGRPTWRQIGLRELDQLFLRGR; this is encoded by the coding sequence ATGTCTGACCTCCTTCTCCCCGAGACCGACCTGGCGATCCCCGCGCCTGCCATCGCCCTGCCGCCGCGCCGCGCCATCCGCGAGCTGCCCGACGAGCTGGTCAGCCAGATCGCCGCCGGCGAGGTGGTGGAGCGCCCCGCCTCGGTGGTGCGCGAGCTGGTCGACAACGCCCTGGACGCGGGCGCCCGCCAGGTCACGCTGCGCCTGTCGGCCGGCGGCGTGCGCGCCATCGTGGTGGAGGACGACGGCGGCGGCATCCCCGCTGCCGAGCTGCCGCTGGCGCTCAAGCGCCATGCCACCAGCAAGATCGGCTCGCTGGCCGAGCTGGAGCGCGTGGCAACGATGGGCTTTCGCGGCGAGGCGTTGGCCGCCATCGCCTCGGTGGCCGAGGTCAGTGTCACCAGCCGCACCGCCGACGCCGCGCATGCGCTGCGTCTGGACGCACGCAGCGGCGAGCTGAGCCCGGCCGCGCGCGCGGTGGGCACCACGGTGGAGGTGCGCGAGCTGTTCTTCGCCACGCCGGCGCGGCGCAAGTTCCTGAAGACCGACGCCACCGAGCTGGCACATTGCCTCGAAGCGGTGCGCCGCCACGCGCTGGCGCGGCCAGACTGCGGCTTTGCGGTCTGGCACGAGGGCCGGCTGGTCGAGCAGTGGCGCCCGGCCAGCGCCGAGCAGCGCCTGCGCGACGTGCTGGGCGAGGACTTCATCACCGGCAGCCGGGCGGTGGCCTGGCAGGCCGGGCCGCTGATGATCGAGGGCCGCGTCGGCCTGCCCGAGCTGGCGCGCGCCCGCGCCGACACGCAGTACGCCTACGTCAACGGCCGGTACGTGCGCGACCGCCTGGTGGGCCACGGCGTGCGCAGCGCCTACGAGGACGTGCTGCACGGCAGCCGCCAGCCGAGCTGGGTGCTCTTCATCGGCATCGCCCCCGAGCGGGTGGACGTGAACGTGCACCCGACCAAGATCGAGGTGCGGTTTCGCGATGGGCGCGAGGTGCACCAGGCGCTGCGCCACGCGGTCGAGAACGTGCTGGCCCCGCCGCGCACGGCCGAGCTGGACGCAGGATCGGCAACGCCGGATCTCCCCGCAGACGGCTCGCCCGTTGCTGTGCCGTCGCCCGCGTCGCCCACATCCCCAGCGTCCCCCGCTGGCTGGCCGGCCTGGCCGCGCGACGAGCGCCCCACGCTGCGCCAGGCCGGGCTGGCCCTGGAGACGGCCGCGGCGCTGCAGGTGCGCGAAGGCGCGCCCGCCTGGTCGATCGCCGCCGCCCCGCCCTTGGGCCTGGCGCCCGCGTCGATGGCCGCAGCCACCGCCGATGCCGCGACGCCACCGGCCGACTCCCAGTGGCCGCTCGGGCGCGCGCTGGCGCAGCTGGGCGGCATCTACATCCTGGCCGAGAACGCCCGCGGGCTGGTGGTGGTCGACATGCACGCTGCGCACGAGCGCATCGTCTACGAGCGGCTCAAGGCGCAGTACGCCGCCAGCCGCAGCGGGGCCGGATCGGCCGAAGGCAGCGCCTTCGCCTCCCAGCCGCTGCTGATCCCGGCCACTTTCGCCGCCACGCCGGCCGAGGTGGCCTGCGCCGAGGCGCAGGCGGCGGTGCTGGCGCAGCTGGGGCTGGACGTGGCACCGCTGTCGCCCGGCGTGCTCGCAGTGCGCGCCCTGCCGGCGGCCCTGCGCGGTGCGGACCCGGTGGCGCTGGCCCGCGCGGTACTGGGCGAGCTGGCGGAGACGGATGGACGGGATGGTTCGGCCCTGGTGGCGCGCGCCCACGACGAGATCCTCGCCACGATGGCCTGCCACGGCGCGGTGCGCGCCAGCCGCCAGCTCACGCTGCCCGAGATGAACGCGCTGCTGCGCGACATGGAGGCCACCGAGCGCGCCGACCTGTGCAACCACGGCCGGCCGACCTGGCGGCAGATCGGCCTGCGCGAGCTGGACCAGCTCTTCCTGCGGGGGCGCTGA
- a CDS encoding GspE/PulE family protein — MSDLSLPPLTLVPLDEELHRAQPGAASAGSGARLEPFAWPTPPLAAYPSPTCQIEPEPCVVESRTGSFVSGLLTVFEPVEGVARVQIPGEKAATPLRFSQIRRLTLQRPLRALTLQTDADAAVDPAQAPVLTHHPVQPYEVLLFGGTTYTGQTVTHVETEAGLFLFEPKDDRGSVERHFIPRALIERSQVGERLGDLLAEGDSERSRQIEQGLEAQKKLRAQKLGDILLARQVVTPEQLLVALDKQARMPLVRLGEALVALGFTDDEQLQRALRQQEAERTQPLGEVLVQRGLVSQEEVRVALARKMGYPVVDVTTFAPDAEALRLVPQDLARRLSVLPLLRRGGRLVVAMDDATRDDLINTLKDVAQCAVLPALAGAGDLQTAIERAYRDLVAASAAGAAEMPAFPVLTAELIDTARPPRSGRPASARAAGRPAAAVSATSATSPASGHMVFDPTTSRPGRAAGASVAGALDVAAAPSAPALAAALADARAQRAGVGGSGHGSHSSHSGHSGGGSELRGRARLERADSPVVQAIVSLVSEALVKGASSIHLECLPGEEGVQVRLRREGQLETLPALPAALRGTLIPRIKALAELDVTDNRRAQQGRLSFGRIAPAHKIDLRIATVPSVGGLEDLVIGLPARLKPMKLDGLGFSTDDLERYTQLLNRPAGLILHASPPRSGRTTTLHAALAHLNRPERRLWSIEERIELSQPGLRQIELRPGGGQDVEQALRGLQHADADVIMVADLREPGAARAAVDAALNGRLVLGALPARGAADALMRLLDQGIEPWNLSDALLGVHSQRLARRLCSSCRMSRPAKDNEVNEWLDAYLHGSPVEDAEAERDALLRSWIERFGREGKLRRYQSPGCERCGSSSQGRYRAVHELLVVGREMRRLLRAGAPAWNLQRQAMKDGMRTLRQDACEKMLSGQIGLDEVRHIALDI, encoded by the coding sequence ATGTCCGACCTCTCCCTGCCGCCGCTGACCCTGGTTCCGCTTGACGAGGAACTGCACCGCGCCCAGCCGGGGGCCGCGTCCGCCGGGTCCGGAGCGCGCCTGGAACCCTTTGCCTGGCCCACCCCGCCGCTGGCCGCCTACCCGTCGCCCACCTGCCAGATCGAGCCCGAGCCCTGCGTGGTGGAGAGCCGCACCGGCAGCTTTGTCTCGGGGCTGCTGACGGTGTTCGAGCCGGTCGAGGGCGTGGCGCGCGTGCAGATACCGGGCGAGAAGGCGGCGACGCCGCTGCGCTTCTCCCAGATCCGCCGCCTCACGCTGCAGCGCCCGCTGCGTGCGCTGACGCTGCAGACCGACGCCGACGCGGCGGTCGACCCGGCCCAGGCCCCCGTGCTGACCCACCACCCGGTGCAGCCCTACGAGGTGCTGTTGTTCGGTGGCACGACCTATACCGGCCAGACCGTGACCCACGTCGAGACCGAGGCCGGCCTGTTCCTGTTCGAACCCAAGGACGACCGCGGCTCGGTGGAGCGCCATTTCATCCCGCGCGCACTGATCGAGCGCAGCCAGGTGGGCGAACGCCTGGGCGACCTGCTGGCCGAGGGCGACAGCGAGCGCAGCCGGCAGATCGAGCAGGGCCTGGAGGCGCAGAAGAAGCTGCGCGCGCAGAAGCTGGGCGACATCCTGCTGGCGCGCCAGGTGGTCACCCCCGAGCAGCTGCTGGTGGCGCTGGACAAGCAGGCGCGCATGCCGCTGGTGCGCCTGGGCGAGGCCCTGGTGGCGCTGGGCTTCACCGACGACGAGCAACTGCAGCGCGCCCTGCGCCAGCAGGAGGCGGAGCGCACCCAGCCGCTGGGCGAGGTGCTGGTGCAGCGCGGCCTGGTCAGCCAGGAAGAGGTGCGCGTCGCGCTGGCGCGCAAGATGGGCTACCCGGTGGTGGACGTCACCACCTTCGCCCCCGACGCCGAGGCGCTGCGCCTGGTGCCGCAGGACCTGGCACGCCGCCTGAGCGTCCTGCCGCTGCTGCGCCGGGGCGGGCGCCTGGTGGTGGCGATGGACGACGCCACCCGCGACGACCTGATCAACACCCTCAAGGACGTGGCGCAGTGCGCCGTGCTGCCAGCGCTGGCGGGTGCCGGCGACCTGCAGACGGCCATCGAGCGCGCCTACCGGGACCTGGTGGCGGCCAGTGCTGCCGGTGCGGCGGAGATGCCGGCCTTCCCGGTGCTGACGGCCGAGCTGATCGATACAGCTCGGCCGCCCCGATCGGGTCGCCCGGCGTCGGCCCGCGCCGCGGGCAGGCCCGCTGCGGCGGTCTCGGCGACATCGGCGACATCGCCGGCGTCGGGCCACATGGTCTTCGACCCCACCACCAGCCGGCCGGGCCGCGCGGCGGGCGCCAGCGTGGCCGGCGCGCTCGATGTCGCTGCTGCGCCCAGTGCGCCGGCGCTGGCGGCCGCACTGGCCGATGCCCGTGCACAGCGGGCCGGCGTTGGCGGCAGTGGCCACGGCAGCCACAGTAGTCACAGTGGTCACTCGGGTGGCGGCAGCGAGTTGCGCGGCCGTGCCCGCCTGGAGCGGGCCGACAGCCCGGTGGTGCAGGCCATCGTCAGCCTGGTCAGCGAGGCCCTGGTCAAGGGCGCCAGCAGCATCCACCTGGAATGCCTGCCGGGCGAGGAGGGCGTCCAGGTGCGCCTGCGCCGCGAGGGCCAGCTGGAGACGCTGCCCGCTCTGCCGGCGGCCCTGCGCGGCACCCTGATCCCGCGCATCAAGGCGCTGGCCGAGCTGGACGTCACCGACAACCGGCGCGCCCAGCAGGGGCGGCTGTCCTTCGGCCGCATCGCGCCGGCGCACAAGATCGACCTGCGCATCGCCACCGTGCCCAGCGTGGGGGGGCTGGAGGACCTGGTGATCGGCCTGCCCGCCAGGCTCAAGCCGATGAAGCTTGACGGCCTGGGTTTTTCGACCGACGACCTGGAGCGCTACACCCAGCTGCTCAACCGCCCCGCGGGCCTGATCCTGCACGCCAGCCCGCCGCGCAGCGGCCGCACCACCACGCTGCATGCGGCGCTGGCACACCTGAACCGGCCCGAGCGCCGGCTCTGGTCCATTGAGGAGCGCATCGAACTCAGCCAGCCGGGTCTGCGCCAGATCGAGTTGCGCCCCGGTGGCGGCCAGGACGTGGAGCAGGCCCTGCGGGGACTGCAGCATGCCGATGCCGACGTGATCATGGTGGCCGACCTGCGCGAGCCCGGCGCCGCCCGGGCGGCGGTGGATGCCGCGCTCAATGGCCGGTTGGTGCTGGGGGCGCTGCCCGCGCGCGGCGCGGCGGACGCGTTGATGCGCCTGCTCGACCAGGGCATCGAGCCCTGGAACCTGAGCGATGCCCTGCTGGGCGTGCACAGCCAGCGCCTGGCCCGGCGCCTGTGCAGCAGCTGCCGCATGAGCCGCCCAGCCAAGGACAACGAGGTCAACGAGTGGCTGGACGCCTACCTGCACGGCAGCCCGGTGGAGGATGCCGAGGCCGAACGTGACGCGCTGCTGCGCAGCTGGATCGAGCGCTTCGGCCGCGAAGGCAAGCTGCGCCGCTACCAGAGCCCCGGCTGCGAGCGCTGTGGCAGCAGCAGCCAGGGGCGCTACCGTGCGGTCCATGAGCTGCTGGTGGTCGGGCGCGAGATGCGCCGCCTGCTGCGCGCCGGTGCGCCCGCCTGGAACCTGCAGCGCCAGGCGATGAAGGATGGCATGCGGACCCTGCGCCAGGATGCCTGCGAGAAGATGCTGTCCGGCCAGATCGGGCTGGACGAGGTCCGGCACATCGCGCTGGACATCTGA
- a CDS encoding sensor histidine kinase produces MTLPAIGRRLARSLLGWSLVWSLAVAAAVWLAAKDEAVELLDDTLMSSAEVLASLMVDLPAAVAAPPARVTVVTDHGSGRFAWQVVGPQGQLLVRSSLAPAQPWVLLQQPGFGVAGTWRLYALALGAGGRVLYVGQTFEERYEAQADIALSAALAALALGLLGHVWLRARVSHELAPLNRLSQRLSGYDPLAAGASLGAAEREELQPVQAAIDELARRLARRVAHERAFTAHAAHALRTPLAGIDAQLAVALREAPATLQPRLQRVRDAAGRLQRVVAALLALFRSGVELQPQPVDLGTLLARLPADGLQVEVPAGATLVADPDLLTAALVNLLDNAVRHGAHRVRVSLPRPGQVRLEDDGPGVPAERRIALQQALDAQAYEGRMGLGLMLADMVARSHGGRLLLPPTAAGFAAELHLAP; encoded by the coding sequence ATGACCTTGCCCGCGATCGGCCGCCGCCTGGCGCGCTCGCTGCTGGGCTGGTCGCTGGTGTGGAGCCTGGCGGTGGCCGCGGCGGTCTGGCTGGCGGCCAAGGACGAGGCGGTCGAGCTGCTCGACGACACGCTGATGAGCTCGGCCGAGGTGCTGGCCTCGCTCATGGTGGACCTGCCCGCGGCGGTGGCGGCACCGCCGGCGCGGGTGACGGTGGTGACCGATCACGGCTCGGGGCGTTTTGCCTGGCAGGTGGTCGGGCCACAGGGGCAGCTGCTGGTGCGCTCCTCGCTGGCGCCGGCACAGCCCTGGGTGCTGCTGCAGCAGCCGGGCTTCGGGGTTGCGGGGACCTGGCGTCTGTATGCGCTGGCGCTGGGTGCAGGTGGGCGTGTGCTCTACGTCGGGCAGACCTTCGAGGAGCGCTATGAAGCGCAGGCCGACATCGCGCTGAGCGCGGCGCTGGCGGCCCTGGCGCTGGGGCTGCTGGGCCACGTCTGGCTGCGCGCGCGCGTCAGCCACGAGCTCGCGCCGCTGAACCGCCTCAGCCAGCGGCTGAGCGGCTACGACCCCCTGGCGGCAGGGGCCTCGCTGGGGGCTGCCGAGCGCGAGGAGCTGCAGCCGGTGCAGGCGGCGATCGACGAGCTGGCGCGCCGGCTGGCGCGGCGCGTGGCCCATGAGCGGGCCTTCACCGCCCACGCGGCGCATGCCCTGCGCACGCCGCTGGCGGGCATCGACGCCCAGCTCGCCGTGGCGCTGCGCGAGGCGCCGGCCACGCTGCAGCCGCGCCTGCAGCGGGTGCGCGATGCGGCCGGGCGGCTGCAGCGGGTGGTGGCGGCGCTGCTGGCGCTGTTTCGCAGCGGCGTGGAGCTGCAGCCCCAGCCGGTGGACCTGGGGACGCTGCTGGCCCGGCTGCCCGCCGACGGCCTGCAGGTGGAGGTGCCGGCCGGCGCCACCCTGGTGGCCGACCCCGACCTGCTGACCGCCGCCCTGGTGAACCTGCTGGACAACGCGGTGCGCCACGGCGCGCACCGGGTGCGGGTGAGCCTGCCGCGGCCCGGCCAGGTGCGCCTGGAAGACGACGGGCCCGGCGTGCCGGCCGAGCGCCGCATCGCGCTGCAGCAGGCGCTGGATGCCCAGGCCTACGAGGGCCGCATGGGCCTGGGGCTGATGCTGGCCGACATGGTGGCGCGCTCGCACGGCGGGCGGCTGCTGCTGCCGCCCACGGCGGCCGGATTCGCCGCCGAGTTGCACCTGGCGCCCTGA
- a CDS encoding response regulator transcription factor, with protein MRLLLIEDDDILGEGLRDYLRAEGHGVDWCRRLADAAAYRGEPYDGLLVDWQLPDGSGLDWLREQRHRGDTTPALMLTARDRLSDRIQGLDSGADDYLVKPFAPEELAARLRAITRRVSGGTAARRRFGEVEIDLAARSATVGGVPADLTAREWAVLEALVLRAGRIVAKTDLERLVLGFESELASNALEVHVSALRRKLGRELIDTVRGLGYRVGVPQ; from the coding sequence ATGCGTTTGCTCCTGATCGAAGACGACGACATCCTGGGCGAGGGCCTGCGCGACTACCTGCGCGCCGAGGGCCATGGCGTGGACTGGTGCCGGCGCCTGGCCGACGCCGCGGCCTACCGCGGCGAGCCCTATGACGGCCTGCTGGTCGACTGGCAGCTGCCCGACGGCTCGGGCCTGGACTGGCTGCGCGAGCAGCGCCACCGAGGCGACACCACGCCGGCGCTGATGCTGACGGCGCGCGACCGGCTGAGCGACCGCATCCAGGGCCTCGACAGCGGGGCGGACGACTACCTCGTCAAGCCCTTTGCGCCCGAGGAGCTGGCCGCGCGCCTGCGCGCCATCACCCGCCGCGTGAGTGGGGGCACGGCGGCCCGGCGGCGCTTTGGCGAGGTGGAGATCGACCTGGCTGCCCGCAGCGCCACGGTGGGCGGCGTGCCGGCGGACCTGACTGCGCGCGAGTGGGCGGTGCTGGAGGCCCTGGTGCTGCGCGCCGGGCGCATCGTCGCCAAGACGGACCTGGAGAGGCTGGTGCTGGGCTTCGAGTCCGAGCTGGCCAGCAACGCACTGGAGGTGCACGTCTCGGCCCTGCGCCGCAAGCTCGGCCGCGAGTTGATCGATACGGTGCGGGGCCTGGGCTACCGCGTCGGGGTGCCGCAGTGA
- a CDS encoding phosphoethanolamine transferase, with translation MFRPALRLQRPATSETPDLPQRFAIPATVEQVLLVASLFWALAANRLFFGAALKDRGLADPASWGFALALGVLLVALHFLLLALVSNRWTVKPLLAVLTVATAFATFFMKSYSVFLDPSMLRNVLRTDVHEARELFTWTLLPHLLIYAVLPLLLLWRVRVVQRPWRRAALVRLGALLLAAVAAVGALMAVFQPFSSLMRNHKEVRYLITPANYLWSLGAVVAADAKGAALPRQAIGTDARPGPSWAATATRPRLLVLVVGETARAANWGLNGYARQTTPELAQLPVIPFKDVTACGTNTEVSLPCMFAPVGRRDYDESRIRGSEGLLHVAARAGVAVHWRDNQSGCKGVCDGLPNDSVESLKLPGLCAEGRCLDEGLLQGLDQRLASAKGVQLLVLHQLGNHGPSYFRRYPAAFNRFTPACESDDLRLCSREQIVNAYDNALLYTDHVVARLIRQLQASAGQVDSAVIYASDHGESLGENNLFLHGIPHAIAPDVQTKVPMLMWFSPGFTQALGLDTACLQRRAAEPASHDHLFHTLLGLLDVRSSVQEPRWDLTQDCRSTPPSMVNSAPPAAATAAH, from the coding sequence ATGTTCCGACCTGCCCTGCGTCTCCAACGCCCCGCCACCTCCGAGACGCCCGACCTGCCGCAGCGCTTTGCGATTCCGGCCACCGTCGAACAGGTGCTGCTGGTGGCCAGCCTGTTCTGGGCCCTGGCGGCGAACCGGCTGTTCTTCGGTGCGGCGCTGAAGGACCGCGGCCTGGCCGACCCGGCCAGCTGGGGGTTCGCCCTGGCGCTGGGCGTGCTGCTGGTGGCGCTGCACTTCCTGCTGCTGGCGCTGGTGTCCAACCGCTGGACCGTCAAGCCGCTGCTGGCGGTGCTGACGGTGGCCACCGCCTTTGCCACCTTCTTCATGAAGAGCTACAGCGTCTTCCTGGACCCCTCGATGCTGCGCAACGTGCTGCGCACCGATGTCCACGAGGCGCGCGAGCTGTTCACCTGGACGCTGCTGCCGCACCTGCTGATCTACGCCGTGCTGCCGCTGCTGCTGCTGTGGCGGGTGCGCGTGGTGCAGCGCCCCTGGCGGCGCGCCGCGCTGGTGCGCCTGGGCGCGCTGCTGCTGGCCGCGGTGGCGGCCGTCGGTGCGCTGATGGCGGTGTTCCAGCCCTTCTCCTCGCTGATGCGCAACCACAAGGAAGTGCGCTACCTCATCACCCCGGCGAACTACCTCTGGTCACTGGGTGCGGTGGTCGCGGCCGACGCCAAGGGCGCCGCGCTGCCGCGCCAGGCGATCGGCACGGATGCCAGGCCCGGCCCGAGCTGGGCTGCCACGGCCACCCGCCCCCGCCTGCTGGTGCTGGTGGTCGGGGAAACGGCCCGCGCGGCCAACTGGGGCCTGAACGGCTATGCCCGCCAGACCACCCCCGAGCTGGCACAACTGCCGGTGATTCCCTTCAAGGACGTCACCGCCTGCGGCACCAACACCGAGGTGTCGCTGCCCTGCATGTTCGCCCCGGTGGGCCGGCGCGACTACGACGAGTCGCGCATCCGCGGCAGCGAGGGCCTGCTCCATGTGGCGGCCCGTGCCGGCGTGGCGGTGCACTGGCGCGACAACCAGTCCGGCTGCAAGGGCGTGTGCGACGGCCTGCCCAACGACAGCGTCGAGTCCCTCAAGCTGCCCGGCCTGTGCGCCGAAGGCCGCTGCCTCGACGAGGGTCTGCTGCAGGGCCTGGACCAGCGGCTCGCCAGCGCCAAGGGCGTGCAGTTGCTGGTGCTGCACCAGCTGGGCAACCACGGCCCGTCCTACTTCCGCCGCTACCCGGCAGCGTTCAACCGCTTCACCCCTGCGTGCGAGAGCGACGACCTGCGCCTGTGCAGCCGCGAGCAGATCGTCAACGCCTACGACAACGCCCTGCTCTACACCGACCACGTGGTCGCCCGCCTGATCCGCCAGCTGCAGGCCAGCGCCGGCCAGGTCGACAGCGCGGTGATCTATGCCTCCGACCACGGCGAGTCGCTCGGCGAGAACAACCTCTTCCTGCACGGCATCCCGCACGCCATCGCGCCGGATGTGCAGACCAAGGTGCCGATGCTGATGTGGTTCTCCCCCGGCTTCACGCAGGCGCTGGGCCTTGACACGGCCTGCCTGCAGCGGCGAGCGGCCGAGCCGGCCAGCCACGACCACCTCTTCCACACCCTGCTGGGCCTGCTCGACGTGCGCAGCAGCGTGCAGGAGCCACGCTGGGACCTGACGCAGGACTGCCGCAGCACGCCGCCCAGTATGGTGAACAGCGCGCCCCCCGCCGCGGCGACCGCGGCCCACTGA